The Nocardia sp. NBC_00508 nucleotide sequence TTTGTTGCCGAGGATCGACGCGAGCAGCTCGCCGCCGCCATCGAAGGGCACGTAGTTGACCTGCTTCGGCTCGATCCCGATCGCCTTGGCCACCAGCATCGGAGCCAGGTGATCGGGTCCGCCCGGCGAGGAGCCGCCGCCGACCGGGACCGCACCCGGGTTCGCCTTCCACTCGGCCGCGAGCTGCTTGATATCGGTGTACTTGGAGTTCTTCGACACCACGATGATGTCCGGCTCCTCGACCAGTCGTGCGATCGGTGTGGTCTCGGTCAGGTCGGACGGCGACTTGTTCGTGTAGACGCTGCCCACCACCCCGAGGCCCATCTGCATCACCAATTTGCCGTTGCCGTTCTCGCCGACCAATCGGCCGAGGCCTACCGTGCCTCCGGCGCCCGGCAGGTTGAAGACCTCGACGGACCGCGCGATGTTCGCGTCCTCCATGGCCTTCGCCGAGGTGCGTGCGGTGATGTCGTAGCCGCCGCCGGGGGAATTCGGCACCATGATCCGCAGGCCGGTGATCTTGTCGGCACCGCCGCCCGTGTCGGTGCAGGCCGTCATGGATACGGCTGCCAGCACACCGACGATGGCGGCAAGCAGTTTCGGGGTTCGCATTGTCGATCCTCATCTCTTCATCGAACTGGCGAAATTGTGAGCACTGTCACTGCGCTGTGTCTGCTTTGCGTCCGCAACGGTCGTTGTGTTCGTAGTGTTCACAGCAGAGCAGGCCACGGATCGGCGTGGTACGGGTCACACTGGCTGCGGGTGATTTGCCAGGAGGTACCAGGACCGTGGGCAAGAAGGGCTCGCTGGCACGTCGGCTGCTCGCCTTGCAGCTGCTGATCGTGCTCGTCCTGCTCGCGGCGGTAGCCG carries:
- a CDS encoding Bug family tripartite tricarboxylate transporter substrate binding protein, which translates into the protein MRTPKLLAAIVGVLAAVSMTACTDTGGGADKITGLRIMVPNSPGGGYDITARTSAKAMEDANIARSVEVFNLPGAGGTVGLGRLVGENGNGKLVMQMGLGVVGSVYTNKSPSDLTETTPIARLVEEPDIIVVSKNSKYTDIKQLAAEWKANPGAVPVGGGSSPGGPDHLAPMLVAKAIGIEPKQVNYVPFDGGGELLASILGNKLGFGVSGVGEYLDQIQAGELRVLAVTGPKRIDGVDAPTLREAGIDVEFTNWRGVVAPSGISETDRQALIAAYTKMHGSAQWKDALAKNGWGDAYLTGDEFGSFIQRQTDQVGSVLSELGVG